A DNA window from Ornithobacterium rhinotracheale DSM 15997 contains the following coding sequences:
- a CDS encoding endonuclease/exonuclease/phosphatase family protein produces MYLFKANKRFKKTLNLLLLTLVVLPIYAQQKQFQAAGIGFYNVENLFDTIRSAGFVDGNKDYQDQFYHISISQEDIPIYAKDTVNCKCELNENNLKGKKIIRSLILQNEFSPQGPKAWNTEKYNQKLKNLSKVISELGSSITKTAPVAVGFAEVENRGVLEDLINQPALKPYDYGIVHYNSWDKRGIDVGFIYQKSRFKVTETKKYELEAFNDNGSRDYTRDIVRITGLLDGEEISFIINHWPSCRGGEAASYPRRKAAGELLKSIFDEMVARNPKAKVIAMGDMNDDPTDRSVVEALGAKGDIKKVKTGDIYNAMYPLYKKGQGTLAYRDSWNLFDQMFFSKGLLGKDFKTYEMYKTEIYAPSYLISQEGAYKGFPHRMFAGDTYRYNGYSDHFPVFTVLLREVSK; encoded by the coding sequence ATGTATCTATTTAAGGCAAATAAACGATTTAAGAAAACATTAAATCTGTTACTTTTAACACTTGTTGTGCTTCCTATTTATGCGCAACAGAAGCAATTTCAAGCGGCGGGTATAGGCTTCTATAATGTGGAGAACCTATTTGACACCATTCGTTCGGCAGGATTTGTAGATGGAAATAAGGATTATCAAGATCAGTTCTATCACATTTCAATCAGTCAAGAAGATATCCCGATTTATGCCAAAGACACCGTGAATTGCAAATGCGAACTGAATGAGAATAATCTCAAGGGCAAAAAAATCATCAGAAGCTTAATTCTACAAAACGAATTTTCACCACAAGGTCCCAAAGCGTGGAATACTGAAAAATATAATCAAAAGCTTAAAAACTTGAGCAAAGTAATTTCCGAGCTTGGATCTTCGATCACCAAAACAGCACCCGTAGCCGTAGGATTTGCCGAGGTAGAAAACCGCGGTGTGCTAGAAGATTTAATCAATCAGCCAGCCCTTAAGCCATACGATTACGGCATTGTGCATTATAATTCTTGGGACAAGCGAGGCATAGATGTAGGCTTTATTTATCAAAAATCAAGATTTAAAGTTACGGAAACCAAAAAATATGAATTAGAGGCATTTAACGACAATGGTAGCCGAGACTATACACGCGACATTGTGCGCATCACAGGATTGCTCGATGGCGAAGAAATCAGCTTTATCATCAATCACTGGCCATCTTGTCGCGGAGGGGAGGCAGCAAGCTACCCACGCCGTAAAGCTGCGGGCGAATTGCTAAAATCTATTTTTGATGAAATGGTAGCTAGAAATCCCAAAGCCAAAGTTATCGCGATGGGAGATATGAACGACGACCCTACCGATCGAAGTGTGGTAGAGGCTCTTGGAGCCAAAGGCGATATTAAAAAAGTGAAGACAGGAGATATCTATAATGCTATGTATCCTTTATACAAAAAAGGACAAGGTACATTGGCATATCGCGACAGCTGGAACCTTTTCGACCAAATGTTTTTCTCAAAAGGTTTGCTGGGCAAAGATTTCAAAACCTACGAAATGTATAAAACAGAAATATACGCCCCAAGCTACTTAATCAGCCAAGAGGGCGCATATAAAGGTTTTCCGCATCGTATGTTTGCAGGCGATACCTACCGCTACAATGGTTATTCAGACCACTTCCCAGTATTTACCGTACTGCTCAGAGAAGTATCAAAGTGA
- a CDS encoding alpha/beta fold hydrolase: MEMNYKIIGEGKPVVLLHGFLENHKMWIPIAEAIPGYKFIIPDLLGHGKTRSEDEVNTMEDQARNLVNLLKDLEVSSATFIGHSMGGYIAMVIARDYSSYVEKLGLFFSKTTPDSEEKKAQRLQAVRVAEENKERFVELGVKGLFAQDNLDNLRPQIAEAQSWGMETPIDGLVSALRGMREREDTTYLLEKLNYPILIVLGEKDPSTEKEFKDLIPKRENIHVYILPCGHMGMLELPEGSTKIIQDFLSL, from the coding sequence ATGGAAATGAACTATAAAATCATCGGGGAAGGAAAGCCTGTTGTGTTGCTCCACGGCTTTCTAGAAAATCACAAAATGTGGATTCCGATTGCAGAAGCGATTCCAGGCTACAAATTCATTATTCCAGATTTGCTGGGACATGGCAAAACTCGCTCGGAAGACGAGGTGAACACCATGGAAGACCAAGCGAGAAATTTAGTGAATTTGCTCAAAGATTTGGAAGTGAGTTCGGCGACTTTCATTGGGCACTCCATGGGGGGCTACATTGCAATGGTGATTGCAAGGGACTATTCTTCTTATGTAGAAAAATTAGGACTGTTTTTCTCTAAAACTACGCCAGACAGCGAGGAGAAAAAGGCTCAACGCCTGCAAGCGGTGCGCGTGGCAGAGGAGAACAAAGAGCGTTTTGTGGAATTGGGCGTAAAAGGACTTTTTGCGCAAGATAATCTCGACAACTTGCGTCCACAAATTGCCGAGGCACAAAGCTGGGGCATGGAAACTCCGATTGATGGGCTGGTTTCGGCTTTGCGTGGCATGCGCGAGCGCGAAGACACAACTTATCTTCTGGAAAAATTGAATTATCCGATTTTAATCGTTTTGGGCGAAAAAGACCCTTCTACCGAGAAAGAGTTTAAGGATTTAATACCAAAAAGAGAGAATATACATGTGTATATTCTCCCTTGTGGTCATATGGGTATGCTTGAGCTACCCGAAGGGTCTACGAAAATCATTCAAGATTTTCTATCACTTTGA
- a CDS encoding Rne/Rng family ribonuclease: MNKELIISSSGEMVKIAMLEEGRLMEFHQEQVNQRYNVGDIYLAKIKKLAPGMNAAFVSVGSEKDAFLHYHDLGAEVLSMLSYIKAVRSSKYKSHLLKDFPVEKEIDKNGKIEDVIQPGQNILVQIAKEPISTKGPRVTSEISIAGRYLVLVPFSDRVSVSQKIKEKTERDRLTMLVESIKPEGFGVIIRTVAEYKKVAELHQDLEDLVQKWKGIYNNLRAKKLPKRVHSELSRASGILRDKFSEDFVKIHCDDEELLEEIKDFLSVIAPGKEDILELYQKQTPILEFYNVEKQIKTSFGTHVNIPKSKGAYLVIEHTEALHVIDVNSGNIKAVKETQEQNALNVNMQAATEIARQLRLRDMGGIIVVDFIDMREAKNRRKFYDFFKEEMKKDGAKHKVLPPSKFGLVQITRQRVRPEVNIKTYEENPNKNGEEVEAPIAIIERIEARIKAIAEAGKAKKITIHMHPFVAAYLKQGIPSIRKKWAWKYRLPIKIMPRDSFRYLELHITDENQNEIYQESN; the protein is encoded by the coding sequence ATGAATAAAGAACTGATTATAAGTTCATCTGGTGAAATGGTAAAAATAGCCATGCTCGAGGAGGGCAGGCTTATGGAATTTCACCAAGAGCAAGTGAACCAGCGATACAATGTGGGCGATATTTATTTAGCCAAAATCAAAAAACTGGCGCCCGGCATGAATGCGGCATTTGTATCTGTAGGCTCGGAAAAAGATGCTTTTCTGCATTACCACGATTTGGGTGCAGAGGTGCTCTCGATGCTCTCTTACATAAAAGCGGTGCGTTCTAGCAAATACAAATCACATTTATTAAAAGATTTTCCGGTAGAAAAAGAAATAGATAAAAACGGAAAGATAGAAGATGTCATTCAGCCAGGGCAAAACATCTTGGTGCAAATTGCCAAAGAGCCCATCTCTACCAAAGGTCCGCGTGTAACTTCTGAAATTTCAATCGCAGGACGCTATTTAGTATTGGTGCCATTTTCCGACAGAGTATCTGTTTCTCAAAAAATTAAAGAAAAAACCGAGCGAGATCGCCTCACAATGCTTGTAGAAAGCATTAAACCAGAAGGCTTTGGCGTAATCATTCGCACGGTAGCCGAGTACAAAAAAGTAGCAGAATTACACCAAGATTTAGAAGATTTGGTGCAAAAATGGAAAGGTATTTACAATAATCTGCGTGCCAAAAAACTCCCTAAACGCGTGCACAGCGAGCTTAGCCGTGCATCTGGAATTTTGAGAGATAAATTTTCTGAAGATTTTGTCAAAATCCATTGCGACGACGAGGAGTTGCTAGAGGAGATCAAAGATTTCTTAAGCGTAATTGCACCAGGCAAAGAAGACATTCTGGAACTCTACCAAAAACAAACGCCTATTTTGGAATTTTATAATGTAGAAAAACAAATCAAAACTTCGTTTGGAACACATGTAAACATTCCTAAATCCAAAGGTGCGTATCTTGTGATTGAACACACCGAGGCGTTGCATGTGATTGATGTAAACTCAGGAAACATAAAAGCCGTAAAAGAGACGCAAGAGCAAAACGCCCTAAATGTGAATATGCAGGCTGCCACGGAAATTGCCCGCCAATTGCGATTGCGAGACATGGGCGGTATCATCGTGGTGGATTTCATAGACATGCGAGAAGCCAAAAATCGTAGAAAATTCTATGACTTCTTCAAAGAAGAAATGAAGAAAGACGGTGCTAAACACAAAGTGCTACCGCCGAGTAAATTTGGATTGGTGCAAATCACGCGTCAGCGCGTGCGCCCCGAGGTAAACATCAAAACCTACGAGGAAAATCCAAATAAAAACGGAGAAGAGGTAGAAGCACCCATCGCGATTATAGAGCGTATAGAGGCAAGAATCAAAGCGATTGCCGAGGCAGGCAAAGCCAAGAAAATCACGATACACATGCACCCATTTGTGGCTGCGTATCTGAAACAAGGAATCCCGTCCATTAGGAAAAAATGGGCTTGGAAATACCGATTGCCGATTAAAATCATGCCACGCGATTCGTTTAGATATTTGGAGCTCCACATTACCGACGAGAACCAAAACGAGATTTACCAAGAAAGTAATTAA
- the mutY gene encoding A/G-specific adenine glycosylase, producing MNFAQALLLWYDQNKRELPWRDAPSPYHIWISEIILQQTRVNQGMDYYLRFVERFPTPTALARADEQEVLNLWKGLGYYSRARNIHKAAKMIVSEFGGELPSDSQTLQKLPGIGKYTAAAIASIAFGEPVAAIDGNAFRVYSRFLGMYDDIAEGKSFAKFFEAGQNLICHKRPGDFNQAVMELGATMCFPQNPTCMFCPVQDACYAFNHGKIGELPVKTKKVKIKEEKIEYLYIFSDDFVLMHHRNKQGIWKNMYDFPTKELMETAINLKNLAPQESVLHILTHKRLNIDFFKLKLNDTELKNLSEEFSLSLVPKDQTKDLPTPKPITDFLKNHANS from the coding sequence ATGAATTTTGCACAAGCACTGCTTTTGTGGTATGACCAAAACAAGCGCGAGCTCCCGTGGCGAGATGCGCCGAGCCCCTACCACATTTGGATTTCTGAGATCATTTTGCAACAAACCCGCGTGAACCAAGGCATGGATTATTATCTGCGTTTTGTAGAGCGGTTTCCTACGCCCACTGCACTTGCCCGTGCCGATGAGCAAGAGGTGCTCAATCTCTGGAAAGGGCTAGGCTACTACTCTCGAGCTCGCAACATTCACAAGGCGGCAAAAATGATTGTGTCTGAGTTTGGGGGCGAATTGCCAAGCGATTCCCAGACTTTGCAAAAACTCCCTGGCATTGGGAAATACACTGCCGCTGCCATTGCCTCGATTGCGTTTGGAGAGCCCGTGGCTGCGATAGACGGCAATGCATTTAGAGTCTACAGCCGATTCCTCGGAATGTATGATGATATTGCCGAGGGAAAAAGTTTTGCCAAGTTTTTCGAAGCGGGGCAAAACCTCATCTGCCACAAACGCCCAGGCGACTTCAACCAAGCGGTGATGGAGCTCGGTGCCACGATGTGTTTTCCGCAAAACCCGACTTGCATGTTCTGCCCCGTGCAAGATGCGTGCTACGCCTTTAATCATGGAAAAATAGGCGAATTGCCCGTAAAGACTAAAAAGGTGAAAATAAAAGAAGAAAAAATTGAATATCTATATATTTTCTCCGATGATTTTGTGCTTATGCACCACCGCAACAAGCAAGGTATTTGGAAAAATATGTATGATTTTCCGACTAAAGAGCTCATGGAAACGGCGATTAATCTTAAAAATTTAGCTCCCCAAGAAAGTGTCTTGCATATTTTAACGCACAAGAGATTAAACATTGATTTTTTTAAATTAAAATTAAATGATACTGAATTAAAAAATTTAAGTGAAGAATTTTCGCTATCTTTAGTCCCGAAAGACCAAACCAAGGATTTGCCCACGCCAAAGCCAATTACTGATTTCTTGAAAAACCATGCAAATTCGTAA
- a CDS encoding carboxypeptidase regulatory-like domain-containing protein: MIRLWLSFLVIMISFNLYCQTKITGTVKSSSDEKALYDAQVTLKGLGQSVQSDRIGYFQFIDVPNGSYTVEVNKVGYDSYSQNIVVNGEKVIDLGDLFLSYDPQSVNVGVITLSADELSSDESSTQSSVGLLQSSKDVFAKVAAYELGSFWFRPRGYDNKYSDVFFNGVRMNKIDNDRVDFGNWGGLNDVTRYPAEVTYGIAPSDYTFGDLGGVTYMDTRPSNLRTGNSLSYSLTNRSYRQRLMFTHNSGINAKGWGFTVSGARRWANEGRIPGTFYDAWAYYLGIEKRFNNKHSLLLSGFGAPNRRSSSSPNTQELYDLMGTDYNAYWGYQDGEKRSERIKKTHEPLVSLTHYWNITETSRLTTTLGYQFGENSSSRLDWNKAENPSPTYYRNLPSFYTYYTIPEMYSQSNIKKAEELTNLWKTDENFSQINWKRLYQLNQTFYGEAKYFLLSDVNRDKTFTFNSNYRNQISNAFGVHANLSYQKTNSALYRQLDDLLGAKYVLDVDDFADAEQSGNSDESNPNRKAYKNNRVQYNYELDVDKIDAYLAGNYKVDNFDFTLGLKLANTSIQRNGLFDYYRYKNSKGKSEKHNFLDFGTKLNVTYKINGRNYVVMNAAYFTNAPTANDVFPQQRTNNLSIPDLKSAQIFSGDLSYLLRGSRVKARATGYFTDIKNEVETAFGYLERDNQNSNANLFTAEVTSGVAKQHFGAELAVEAQLSTTFTVNAAAAIGEYLYKNNPDLYYFSDEYSNQGGYQYEGKTYIKDYHVAASPQKAFSVGFQYRSPKYWWVGATANYLGDNYVSLAKTRRTKNFFMDKTTGMPYQEVVYDYSRSPEIVKTFVQQEKLDNAFMLNANAGKTFRIGNYYVGLSLSVNNVLNNKNYITSGFEQLRLANYQSLTDQRKRRTFGNKYWYDQGTSYFLNIFVRF; the protein is encoded by the coding sequence ATGATTAGATTATGGTTAAGTTTTTTGGTAATTATGATTTCTTTTAATCTTTATTGCCAAACAAAAATTACAGGAACGGTGAAATCCTCTTCCGATGAAAAGGCCTTGTACGATGCACAAGTTACCTTAAAAGGTTTAGGGCAAAGCGTTCAGTCTGACAGAATTGGGTATTTCCAATTCATAGATGTTCCTAATGGCTCCTACACCGTGGAAGTAAACAAAGTAGGCTACGACTCTTATTCACAAAATATTGTAGTGAATGGAGAAAAAGTGATAGATCTCGGGGATTTATTCCTTTCTTATGATCCACAATCGGTAAATGTGGGAGTGATTACACTTTCTGCAGATGAATTATCTTCCGACGAGTCTAGCACGCAATCTTCTGTGGGCTTGCTACAATCGTCTAAAGATGTGTTTGCAAAAGTAGCTGCGTACGAATTAGGCTCTTTCTGGTTTAGACCACGCGGATACGACAACAAATACAGCGATGTATTCTTCAACGGTGTGCGTATGAACAAAATTGATAACGACCGTGTGGATTTCGGAAACTGGGGAGGGCTCAACGATGTTACTCGCTACCCTGCCGAGGTGACTTATGGTATTGCTCCATCTGATTATACTTTTGGAGATCTAGGCGGAGTTACTTACATGGACACTCGCCCTTCAAACTTAAGAACTGGAAATAGCTTATCTTATTCTTTGACTAATCGCTCTTACCGCCAGCGTTTGATGTTTACTCACAACTCGGGAATCAATGCTAAAGGTTGGGGCTTTACTGTTTCTGGAGCTCGCCGCTGGGCAAACGAGGGTAGAATCCCAGGCACATTCTATGATGCGTGGGCATACTATTTAGGTATCGAAAAAAGATTCAATAATAAACATTCATTATTATTAAGTGGCTTTGGAGCACCAAACCGCAGAAGCTCAAGTAGCCCAAATACTCAAGAGCTTTATGATTTAATGGGCACCGACTATAATGCCTACTGGGGATACCAAGATGGAGAAAAGCGTAGCGAAAGAATCAAAAAAACACATGAGCCTCTCGTTTCCCTAACTCATTATTGGAATATTACCGAAACTTCTCGCTTAACTACTACTTTAGGTTACCAATTTGGGGAAAATTCTAGTTCTCGTTTAGATTGGAACAAGGCTGAAAATCCTTCTCCTACTTATTACAGAAATTTACCTAGTTTCTATACCTATTATACAATACCTGAAATGTATTCTCAGTCCAATATTAAAAAGGCTGAAGAGCTTACAAATCTTTGGAAAACAGATGAAAACTTTAGCCAAATTAATTGGAAACGATTATACCAACTGAACCAAACTTTCTATGGTGAGGCTAAATATTTCTTATTAAGCGATGTAAATAGAGACAAGACTTTTACCTTTAACTCAAATTATAGAAATCAAATCTCTAATGCCTTTGGGGTACATGCCAATTTAAGCTATCAAAAAACAAATTCTGCGCTTTATCGCCAATTAGACGATTTACTCGGGGCTAAATATGTGCTTGATGTAGATGATTTTGCCGATGCGGAACAATCTGGAAACAGCGACGAAAGTAATCCTAATCGTAAGGCTTATAAAAACAATCGCGTTCAGTACAACTACGAGCTTGATGTAGATAAAATTGATGCTTACCTTGCAGGAAACTATAAAGTAGATAATTTCGATTTTACTTTAGGATTAAAATTAGCCAATACTTCAATCCAAAGAAACGGACTTTTTGATTACTATAGATACAAAAATTCTAAAGGAAAAAGCGAAAAACATAATTTCCTAGATTTTGGAACTAAATTAAATGTGACTTACAAAATAAATGGTAGAAATTATGTGGTGATGAATGCCGCGTATTTCACCAATGCTCCTACTGCCAATGATGTGTTCCCTCAACAAAGAACAAATAATTTGAGTATCCCAGATTTAAAGAGTGCTCAAATCTTTTCAGGGGATTTAAGCTATTTATTGAGAGGTTCTCGCGTTAAGGCTCGAGCAACAGGATATTTCACCGATATTAAAAATGAGGTAGAAACTGCCTTTGGTTACCTTGAAAGAGATAATCAAAACTCGAATGCAAACTTATTCACTGCCGAAGTTACTTCTGGTGTTGCAAAACAACACTTCGGTGCAGAGTTAGCGGTTGAGGCTCAACTTTCTACCACTTTCACTGTAAATGCTGCAGCGGCAATTGGAGAATATCTGTATAAAAATAATCCAGATTTATACTATTTTTCAGACGAGTATTCTAACCAAGGAGGCTACCAATACGAAGGAAAAACTTATATAAAAGATTATCATGTAGCGGCATCTCCTCAAAAAGCATTTTCTGTAGGATTCCAATACAGAAGCCCTAAATACTGGTGGGTGGGAGCTACTGCCAATTATCTTGGAGACAATTATGTATCTCTGGCTAAAACTCGCCGCACCAAAAACTTCTTTATGGACAAAACAACTGGTATGCCTTATCAAGAAGTTGTGTATGACTACTCGAGAAGTCCAGAAATTGTAAAAACATTTGTTCAACAAGAAAAATTAGACAATGCATTTATGCTTAATGCCAACGCTGGAAAAACCTTCAGAATTGGAAATTACTATGTGGGCTTAAGCCTTTCTGTAAACAATGTTTTAAATAACAAAAACTACATCACTAGCGGATTTGAACAACTAAGACTTGCGAATTACCAATCTTTGACAGACCAAAGAAAGAGAAGAACTTTTGGCAACAAGTATTGGTATGACCAAGGTACTAGCTATTTCTTAAACATCTTCGTGAGATTTTAA
- a CDS encoding HU family DNA-binding protein: MTKAEIVTNISNKLGLEKLDTQNVVEAFMEEVKSAMTGGENVYLRGFGSFIIKKRAQKTGRNISKNKSIIIPAHNIPAFKPSKTFVEEVKDQVKVQD, encoded by the coding sequence ATGACTAAGGCAGAAATCGTAACTAACATTTCAAACAAATTGGGCTTAGAAAAGCTTGATACTCAAAATGTTGTGGAAGCGTTTATGGAGGAGGTGAAGTCAGCTATGACTGGCGGAGAAAATGTATATCTTCGCGGTTTTGGCTCTTTTATCATTAAAAAGAGAGCGCAAAAAACCGGACGAAATATCTCTAAAAACAAATCGATCATAATTCCGGCTCATAATATTCCGGCTTTTAAACCTTCTAAAACTTTTGTTGAAGAAGTAAAAGATCAAGTAAAAGTACAAGACTAA
- a CDS encoding ComF family protein, giving the protein MQSIFDLIFPKRCVGCDRILAKNQDFLCVSCFRNLSFTHWQIDEETPLFQNLNRPDLFQGAQSLLYYDKGGTVQALLHANKYFNQPKIGKFIAQLLPKDLIEFYKTKNIDAVIAVPSHPRTLRQRGYNQVHAFAQEVSNQINANFSPQLLVRSERKSSQTQLGKSDRFSRLDGAFSLNKNPNLGDFQRVLLIDDLATTGSTLIHCAEVLKQNYPTIEIFVLTMAHARS; this is encoded by the coding sequence ATGCAATCTATTTTTGATTTAATTTTTCCGAAACGCTGTGTGGGCTGCGATAGAATTTTGGCTAAAAATCAGGATTTTCTGTGCGTTTCGTGCTTTAGAAATTTAAGTTTTACGCATTGGCAAATAGATGAAGAAACGCCATTATTTCAAAATTTAAACCGTCCCGATTTGTTTCAAGGAGCGCAAAGTCTCCTCTACTACGACAAAGGCGGAACGGTGCAGGCCTTGCTCCATGCCAATAAATACTTTAATCAGCCTAAAATCGGAAAATTCATCGCTCAATTATTGCCCAAGGATTTAATTGAATTTTACAAAACTAAAAATATAGACGCTGTGATTGCCGTGCCCAGCCACCCGCGCACCTTGCGACAGCGTGGCTATAACCAAGTACACGCCTTTGCGCAAGAAGTTTCAAATCAAATTAACGCCAATTTTTCACCACAATTACTCGTGCGTTCCGAGCGAAAATCCTCGCAAACGCAATTGGGCAAAAGTGACCGATTTTCTCGGCTCGATGGGGCTTTTAGCTTAAATAAAAATCCGAATTTGGGCGATTTTCAGCGAGTTTTGCTCATTGATGATTTAGCGACTACGGGCTCCACGCTCATTCATTGTGCCGAAGTTTTAAAACAAAATTACCCCACAATCGAAATTTTTGTGCTCACTATGGCTCATGCAAGAAGTTAA
- a CDS encoding DUF5689 domain-containing protein, whose product MKNKTTLKLFSLLFFISFGLWSCVDNEDHGLPNLDLNCVSDDANETISPIQSLVKDFSGNHEITENVILSGYVVSSDEGGNFYQQIIIQDNKSPEFNGIEVSAAIKGYSDYFPIGARVKVFAKGLIIAKDRGVIKLGVKDSKFPVGRIPEKEVFNHLKFYCNKELETPAAKVYTDISKALQDGNVSTLIRLENVYFPAANGQQTFVPKGEKASNLSIKDENGNTLDLRNSSFVKWADNIVPRGKGSITLILSKYNDSYQAFINNLSDINIKDDPNFTAPTQTQDIKTLEAANANESDFKLNEKVKLHGFIKLINGKFSSIDFGDGTVIQIQAKKGLWNTLPKAFQDKINKEGQEVTITGTFSNYTLKDKKVVKAIFYEAESDVEFGDATAPSAPTNPAPTTPTTGEVLNASEVTSSVFKLDQPVRMKGAIKIINKKAHFILSDNTELQIYIPQFTATITNPEYRKKLDTDGQIVTVSGTFTEFNGKKQIKVVSQNDITFDTSATSTPAPAPNPNPTPNPTPNPPSTGGNTEKGSKTNPYSVAEAIAKQDKTKAWIKGFIVGDIKGNSTKDAEFNMKTWGSETNILIAASADETNIEKCLIVQLPTKKERDALSLKTKPENYKKEIKLHGSLEAYFKNPGLKGVKEFEFIN is encoded by the coding sequence ATGAAAAATAAAACAACTTTAAAATTATTCTCTCTACTTTTCTTTATCAGCTTTGGCTTATGGAGTTGTGTAGACAATGAAGACCATGGTTTGCCCAATTTAGATCTAAATTGCGTATCCGATGATGCCAATGAAACGATTAGCCCGATTCAATCTTTAGTCAAAGATTTCTCTGGCAATCATGAAATTACTGAAAATGTGATATTATCTGGCTATGTAGTATCAAGCGACGAGGGAGGAAATTTCTACCAACAAATAATCATTCAAGACAATAAATCTCCTGAATTCAATGGCATTGAGGTTTCTGCCGCGATAAAAGGTTATAGCGACTATTTTCCAATTGGTGCTCGTGTAAAAGTCTTTGCTAAAGGTTTAATTATTGCTAAAGACCGTGGAGTAATAAAATTAGGAGTAAAAGACTCTAAATTCCCTGTTGGAAGGATTCCAGAAAAAGAAGTCTTTAATCACTTAAAATTCTATTGCAACAAAGAACTAGAAACCCCTGCAGCTAAAGTGTACACAGACATCAGCAAGGCTCTTCAAGATGGAAATGTGAGCACACTTATCCGTTTGGAAAATGTTTATTTCCCTGCGGCTAATGGGCAACAAACCTTTGTACCAAAAGGCGAAAAAGCTAGCAATCTTTCTATTAAAGACGAAAATGGAAATACTTTAGATTTAAGAAACTCATCTTTTGTAAAATGGGCAGACAACATTGTCCCAAGAGGAAAAGGAAGTATTACGCTAATTTTGAGCAAATACAATGATTCTTACCAAGCATTTATTAATAATTTAAGCGACATCAACATTAAAGATGATCCTAATTTTACTGCTCCAACACAAACTCAAGACATTAAAACTCTTGAGGCAGCTAATGCAAATGAAAGCGATTTCAAATTAAATGAAAAAGTGAAATTACATGGCTTTATCAAGCTCATTAATGGAAAATTCTCTAGCATTGATTTTGGAGACGGCACCGTGATTCAAATTCAAGCTAAAAAAGGATTATGGAACACTTTGCCTAAAGCTTTCCAAGATAAAATAAATAAAGAAGGGCAAGAAGTTACTATCACTGGAACTTTCTCTAATTATACTCTAAAAGACAAAAAAGTAGTTAAAGCAATCTTTTATGAGGCAGAGAGCGATGTAGAATTTGGTGACGCTACCGCGCCTTCAGCACCGACAAATCCTGCGCCAACAACTCCCACAACAGGAGAAGTATTAAATGCAAGCGAGGTAACTTCATCTGTCTTTAAATTAGACCAACCTGTCAGAATGAAAGGAGCTATTAAAATAATTAATAAAAAAGCTCACTTTATTTTAAGCGATAATACAGAATTGCAGATTTACATTCCTCAGTTTACTGCCACAATTACAAACCCAGAGTATCGTAAAAAATTAGATACAGATGGACAAATAGTAACAGTTTCTGGCACATTTACAGAGTTTAACGGCAAAAAACAAATCAAAGTAGTAAGCCAAAATGATATTACATTTGACACATCTGCAACATCAACACCTGCACCTGCGCCAAATCCGAATCCAACTCCTAATCCAACTCCTAATCCACCTAGCACCGGTGGAAATACAGAGAAAGGCTCAAAAACAAACCCTTACTCTGTAGCTGAAGCAATAGCGAAACAAGACAAAACTAAAGCATGGATTAAAGGTTTTATCGTAGGAGACATTAAAGGAAATAGCACTAAAGATGCCGAATTCAACATGAAAACTTGGGGTAGTGAAACAAATATTTTAATAGCAGCATCTGCAGATGAAACCAATATTGAAAAATGTTTAATAGTTCAATTACCAACCAAAAAAGAAAGAGATGCTTTAAGCTTAAAAACAAAGCCTGAGAATTACAAAAAAGAAATTAAACTACATGGTTCTCTTGAGGCCTACTTCAAAAATCCAGGATTAAAGGGAGTCAAAGAATTTGAATTTATAAACTAA
- a CDS encoding 6-pyruvoyl trahydropterin synthase family protein, which produces MNPQKIRITKIFSFETAHALFGYDGKCKNVHGHSYKLYVTLRGTPIEDTSNEKLGMVIDFGDVKKIVKSEIVDKLDHAVLLNENSGHKSLGEMLEKQGHKVVFTPYQPTCENMLIDFAERIKKQLPPQVELVYLKLYETENSYGEWLAEEN; this is translated from the coding sequence ATGAATCCACAAAAGATAAGAATTACAAAGATATTTAGTTTTGAAACGGCGCATGCGCTTTTTGGTTACGATGGGAAGTGCAAAAATGTGCATGGGCATTCGTACAAATTGTATGTGACTTTGCGCGGAACGCCGATTGAGGATACAAGCAACGAAAAGCTGGGTATGGTAATTGATTTTGGCGATGTGAAAAAAATCGTGAAATCCGAAATTGTGGATAAGCTTGATCACGCGGTGCTACTGAACGAGAATTCTGGGCATAAATCGCTGGGGGAAATGCTTGAAAAACAAGGACACAAAGTCGTTTTTACGCCCTATCAGCCTACTTGCGAAAATATGTTGATTGATTTTGCCGAGCGAATTAAAAAACAATTGCCACCGCAAGTGGAATTGGTGTATCTGAAATTGTATGAAACCGAAAATTCTTATGGCGAATGGCTGGCGGAGGAGAATTAA